DNA sequence from the Nitrospiria bacterium genome:
TTCATGATGTGGCGGATCGGGTACTCGCTCGAGTACATGCAGGACTTCACGGCCAAGCTCCTGGCCACCAAGCTTGGAAACTACCTGACGACTCCGTATTCCTACCTCGCGATCACCAAGCGTTCGATCTACGTGGACAAGATCAATCCGGAGCACGAGGAACAGCGGCTGCGGATCATTCCCGGCAAGGCCAAGTATCTTTTCATGTACCCCTTCGTGAAGACGGCCGAGTGGTACCTTCTGACCAAGCATACCCGCCAGGGGATGATGGACGAGCATATCATCGTCGGGAACAAATACCCCTCGGTCAAGCTGAACACGACCTATTCGTTCGGACTGGACGATCAGGAGTTCGCGCTGGCGTTCGAGACGGACAAGCCGGAGGATTTCGTCAATCTGCTGATGGATCTCCGCGAAACCCAGGGTCGGCTCTACACCGAACGGGACACGCCGATCTTCACCTGCGTCAACCGGGGTATCAAGGAGACGCTCGAGCTCCTGGGAGGCTGACCGGCCTAACGTGTGACGGGAGTTTTATTCGGGCGAAGGGCGCCTCACCGGCGCTCTTCGTGTTTTATAGCGGTCCTTCTTGACGGGGTGCCATCGGAATTGTTACAGTAAGTTCCTGCATCCATCGATTATGGCGGCGTAGCTCAGTGGTAGAGCAGGAGAATCATAATCTCTTGGCCGGGGGTTCAAATCCCTCCGCCGCTAAAATTTTTGCAAGGCAAAAATTTTGGAGCAATCGAGCATTAGAACAATGGAACAATAGATAAAACAAATCGCGGCGCGAGATTGCGGTCTATTCTCCATTGTTCCATTTTCCTTAGTTGTCTCATCCGGCCTTGAGCCTTTAGGCGAGCCAATCCCTCCGTCCTGCCAAATTTTCATTCGCTCCCATCCCGGTGACTTTCCCGACCCTGATGCGCCTACCGCTGAGTTATCCTCGGTGATCCGTGACCCGGCAGGTGCCAGTCCTTGGAAGATATCCACTCCTCTCATCGATAAACCGTCCCAAGAATCCGGGAACCGATTTCCCGTTTTTCGGGTCATGAAACCCGAACCGTTGGCCGATTCGGGCACTACCTTTATGCTTTTTCGTCTCGATGAAGTGGAATGATTTTTGCTACCTATTAATGATATGGAATATATGAGCGCGGTTGACATCGTCGACAATTGGAAAAAGGCATAGGGAATAAGAACCCGTATGCATTCAGGAAATGAACCCGATCCAGAACAGGAGGTACAGCCATGTGGAATATAAAAAGTATTTTGGAGGGAATGGTCATAGCCCTTGTCTTGTTTAGCGGGCCGGTTGCGATGGCCGCAACCGAAAAGATGCACCTGATTTACGGCGAGGTGAAGAAGGTGGACACGGCC
Encoded proteins:
- a CDS encoding chlorite dismutase family protein: MSDHEEVETEAPAQPQWTEEGRAQMQNVPFIVRKSAMRSVEDFARSQGISLIDPAVVAQAKSAREQGDVPAPQPQEGPQTAPKRPAAQQYVSFLFYKVDPLWRRLPQSEREQGKKEFSQVVEEYTKDRKQFMVMTYSTMGTRGDVDFMMWRIGYSLEYMQDFTAKLLATKLGNYLTTPYSYLAITKRSIYVDKINPEHEEQRLRIIPGKAKYLFMYPFVKTAEWYLLTKHTRQGMMDEHIIVGNKYPSVKLNTTYSFGLDDQEFALAFETDKPEDFVNLLMDLRETQGRLYTERDTPIFTCVNRGIKETLELLGG